In a single window of the Mustela nigripes isolate SB6536 chromosome 17, MUSNIG.SB6536, whole genome shotgun sequence genome:
- the PRKD2 gene encoding serine/threonine-protein kinase D2 isoform X1, translating into MAASPSHLAGLPGSPGPGSPPPPGGLELQSPPPQLAQVPAPSSGVSFHIQIGLTREFVLLPTASELAHVKQLACSIVDQKFPECGFYGLYDKILLFKHDPTSANLLQLVRSVGDIQEGDLVEVVLSASATFEDFQIRPHALTVHSYRAPAFCDHCGEMLFGLVRQGLKCDGCGLNYHKRCAFSIPNNCSGARKRRLSSTSLASGHSVRLSTSESLPCMADELSRSTTELLPRRPPSSSSSSSASSYTGRPIELDKMLLSKVKVPHTFLIHSYTRPTVCQACKKLLKGLFRQGLQCKDCKFNCHKRCATRVPNDCLGEALINGDVPMEEATDFSEADKSSLMDESDDSGIIPGSHSENALHASEEEEGEGGKAESSLGYIPLMRVVQSVRHTTRKSSTTLREGWVVHYSNKDTLRKRHYWRLDCKCITLFQNNTTNRYYKEIPLSEILTVEPAQNFSLVPPGTNPHCFEIVTANVTYFVGETPGGAPGGPSGQGAEAARGWETAIRQALMPVILQDAPSAPGHTPHRQASLSISVSNSQIQENVDIATVYQIFPDEVLGSGQFGVVYGGKHRKTGRDVAVKVIDKLRFPTKQESQLRNEVAILQSLRHPGIVNLDCMFETPEKVFVVMEKLHGDMLEMILSSEKGRLPERLTKFLITQILVALRHLHFKNIVHCDLKPENVLLASADPFPQVKLCDFGFARIIGEKSFRRSVVGTPAYLAPEVLLNQGYNRSLDMWSVGVIMYVSLSGTFPFNEDEDIKDQIQNAAFMYPACPWSRISSGAIDLINNLLQVKMRKRYSVDKSLSHPWLQEYQTWLDLRELEGKMGERYITHESDDARWEQFVAEHPLPGPGLPADGDFEGTLLPQDHEMQGLAERISVL; encoded by the exons ATGGCCGCCTCCCCTTCCCATCTCGCCGGGCTCCCAGGCTCTCCCGGGCCGGGGTCTCCTCCGCCCCCCGGCGGCTTGGAGTTGCAGTCGCCGCCACCGCAACTGGCCCAGGTCCCAGCTCCGAGCTCCGGGGTCTCCTTCCACATCCAGATCGGCCTGACCCGCGAGTTTGTGCTGCTCCCCACCGCCTCTGAGCTGGCCCATGTGAAGCAGCTGGCTTGCTCCATCGTGGACCAGAAG TTCCCCGAGTGTGGCTTCTATGGCCTTTACGACAAGATCCTTCTCTTCAAACATGACCCCACGTCGGCCAACCTCTTGCAGCTGGTGCGCTCGGTTGGAGACATCCAGGAGGGCGACCTGGTGGAGGTGGTGCTGTCGG CTTCGGCCACCTTCGAGGACTTCCAGATTCGCCCGCACGCCCTCACGGTGCACTCCTACCGAGCGCCGGCCTTCTGCGATCACTGCGGGGAGATGCTCTTCGGTCTTGTGCGCCAAGGCCTCAAGTGTGatg GCTGCGGACTGAACTACCACAAGCGCTGTGCCTTCAGCATCCCTAACAACTGCAGTGGCGCACGCAAGAGGCGCCTGTCGTCCACGTCTCTGGCCAGTGGCCATTCTGTGCGCCTCAGCACCTCTGAGTCCCTGCCCTGCATGGCTGATGAGCtg AGCCGCAGTACCACCGAACTCCTGCCTCGCCGCcccccatcctcttcctcctcctcttctgcctcctcctaCACGGGCCGCCCCATCGAGCTGGACAAGATGCTGCTCTCCAAGGTGAAGGTCCCGCACACGTTCCTCATCCACAGCTACACGCGGCCCACCGTCTGCCAGGCTTGCAAGAAACTCCTCAAGGGTCTCTTTCGCCAGGGCCTGCAGTGCAAAG ACTGCAAGTTTAACTGTCACAAGCGCTGTGCCACCCGTGTCCCTAACGACTGCTTAGGGGAAGCACTCATCAATGGAG ATGTGCCGATGGAGGAGGCCACCGATTTCAGCGAGGCTGACAAGAGCTCCCTCATGGACGAGTCTGACGACTCGGGAATCATCCCGGGCTCCCACTCAGAAAATGCCCTCCATgccagtgaggaggaggaaggcgaGGGAGGCAAGGCTGAGAG ctccttggggtaCATCCCCCTAATGAGGGTGGTGCAGTCGGTGCGACACACGACGCGGAAATCTAGCACCACCCTACGCGAGGGTTGGGTGGTCCATTACAGTAACAAGGACACGCTG AGGAAGCGGCACTATTGGCGCCTGGACTGCAAGTGCATCACACTCTTCCAGAACAACACGACCAACAGATACTACAAG gAAATTCCACTGTCAGAAATCCTCACTGTGGAGCCCGCCCAGAACTTTAGCCTTGTGCCACCAGGCACCAACCCTCACTGCTTTGAGATCGTCACTGCCAATGTCACCTACTTTGTGGGCGAGACACCTGGTGGAGCCCCAGGGGGGCCCAGCGGGCAGGGGGCCgaggctgccaggggctgggaaacAGCCATCCGCCAGGCCCTGATGCCAGTCATCCTCCAGGATGCACCCAGTGCCCCAGGCCACACACCCCACA gaCAGGCTTCTCTGAGCATCTCCGTGTCTAACAGCCAGATCCAAGAGAACGTG GACATTGCCACCGTCTACCAGATCTTCCCGGATGAGGTACTGGGCTCCGGGCAGTTTGGAGTGGTCTATGGAG GAAAGCACCGGAAGACAGGCCGGGATGTGGCAGTAAAGGTCATTGACAAACTGCGTTTCCCCACGAAGCAGGAGAGCCAGCTCCGGAACGAAGTGGCCATTCTGCAG AGTCTGAGGCACCCCGGGATCGTGAACCTGGACTGCATGTTTGAGACACCTGAGAAGGTGTTTGTGGTGATGGAGAAGCTGCACGGGGACATGCTGGAGATGATCCTCTCCAGTGAGAAGGGCCGGCTCCCCGAGCGCCTCACCAAGTTCCTCATCACCCAG ATCCTGGTGGCTCTGAGACACCTTCACTTCAAGAACATTGTCCACTGTGACTTGAAACCGGAAAACGTGCTGCTGGCATCAGCCGACCCCTTTCCTCAG GTGAAGCTGTGTGACTTCGGGTTTGCGCGCATCATCGGTGAGAAGTCGTTCCGGCGCTCGGTGGTGGGCACCCCTGCCTACCTGGCGCCCGAGGTGCTGCTCAACCAGGGCTACAACCGCTCGCTGGACATGTGGTCGGTGGGCGTGATCATGTACGTCAGCCTCAGTGGCACGTTCCCCTTCAACGAGGACGAGGACATCAAAGACCAGATCCAGAACGCCGCCTTCATGTACCCAGCCTGCCCCTGGAGCCGCATCTCCTCGGGAG CCATTGACCTCATCAACAACCTGCTGCAGGTGAAGATGCGCAAGCGCTACAGCGTGGACAAGTCTCTCAGCCACCCCTGGTTACAG GAGTACCAGACATGGCTGGACCTCCGAGAGCTGGAGGGGAAGATGGGTGAGCGGTACATCACGCACGAGAGTGACGACGCACGCTGGGAGCAGTTCGTGGCAGAGCACCCGCTGCCCGGGCCTGGACTGCCCGCTGATGGGGACTTCGAAGGGACCCTCCTGCCGCAGGACCATGAGATGCAGGGGCTGGCCGAGCGCATCAGTGTCCTCTGA
- the PRKD2 gene encoding serine/threonine-protein kinase D2 isoform X2, giving the protein MLFGLVRQGLKCDGCGLNYHKRCAFSIPNNCSGARKRRLSSTSLASGHSVRLSTSESLPCMADELSRSTTELLPRRPPSSSSSSSASSYTGRPIELDKMLLSKVKVPHTFLIHSYTRPTVCQACKKLLKGLFRQGLQCKDCKFNCHKRCATRVPNDCLGEALINGDVPMEEATDFSEADKSSLMDESDDSGIIPGSHSENALHASEEEEGEGGKAESSLGYIPLMRVVQSVRHTTRKSSTTLREGWVVHYSNKDTLRKRHYWRLDCKCITLFQNNTTNRYYKEIPLSEILTVEPAQNFSLVPPGTNPHCFEIVTANVTYFVGETPGGAPGGPSGQGAEAARGWETAIRQALMPVILQDAPSAPGHTPHRQASLSISVSNSQIQENVDIATVYQIFPDEVLGSGQFGVVYGGKHRKTGRDVAVKVIDKLRFPTKQESQLRNEVAILQSLRHPGIVNLDCMFETPEKVFVVMEKLHGDMLEMILSSEKGRLPERLTKFLITQILVALRHLHFKNIVHCDLKPENVLLASADPFPQVKLCDFGFARIIGEKSFRRSVVGTPAYLAPEVLLNQGYNRSLDMWSVGVIMYVSLSGTFPFNEDEDIKDQIQNAAFMYPACPWSRISSGAIDLINNLLQVKMRKRYSVDKSLSHPWLQEYQTWLDLRELEGKMGERYITHESDDARWEQFVAEHPLPGPGLPADGDFEGTLLPQDHEMQGLAERISVL; this is encoded by the exons ATGCTCTTCGGTCTTGTGCGCCAAGGCCTCAAGTGTGatg GCTGCGGACTGAACTACCACAAGCGCTGTGCCTTCAGCATCCCTAACAACTGCAGTGGCGCACGCAAGAGGCGCCTGTCGTCCACGTCTCTGGCCAGTGGCCATTCTGTGCGCCTCAGCACCTCTGAGTCCCTGCCCTGCATGGCTGATGAGCtg AGCCGCAGTACCACCGAACTCCTGCCTCGCCGCcccccatcctcttcctcctcctcttctgcctcctcctaCACGGGCCGCCCCATCGAGCTGGACAAGATGCTGCTCTCCAAGGTGAAGGTCCCGCACACGTTCCTCATCCACAGCTACACGCGGCCCACCGTCTGCCAGGCTTGCAAGAAACTCCTCAAGGGTCTCTTTCGCCAGGGCCTGCAGTGCAAAG ACTGCAAGTTTAACTGTCACAAGCGCTGTGCCACCCGTGTCCCTAACGACTGCTTAGGGGAAGCACTCATCAATGGAG ATGTGCCGATGGAGGAGGCCACCGATTTCAGCGAGGCTGACAAGAGCTCCCTCATGGACGAGTCTGACGACTCGGGAATCATCCCGGGCTCCCACTCAGAAAATGCCCTCCATgccagtgaggaggaggaaggcgaGGGAGGCAAGGCTGAGAG ctccttggggtaCATCCCCCTAATGAGGGTGGTGCAGTCGGTGCGACACACGACGCGGAAATCTAGCACCACCCTACGCGAGGGTTGGGTGGTCCATTACAGTAACAAGGACACGCTG AGGAAGCGGCACTATTGGCGCCTGGACTGCAAGTGCATCACACTCTTCCAGAACAACACGACCAACAGATACTACAAG gAAATTCCACTGTCAGAAATCCTCACTGTGGAGCCCGCCCAGAACTTTAGCCTTGTGCCACCAGGCACCAACCCTCACTGCTTTGAGATCGTCACTGCCAATGTCACCTACTTTGTGGGCGAGACACCTGGTGGAGCCCCAGGGGGGCCCAGCGGGCAGGGGGCCgaggctgccaggggctgggaaacAGCCATCCGCCAGGCCCTGATGCCAGTCATCCTCCAGGATGCACCCAGTGCCCCAGGCCACACACCCCACA gaCAGGCTTCTCTGAGCATCTCCGTGTCTAACAGCCAGATCCAAGAGAACGTG GACATTGCCACCGTCTACCAGATCTTCCCGGATGAGGTACTGGGCTCCGGGCAGTTTGGAGTGGTCTATGGAG GAAAGCACCGGAAGACAGGCCGGGATGTGGCAGTAAAGGTCATTGACAAACTGCGTTTCCCCACGAAGCAGGAGAGCCAGCTCCGGAACGAAGTGGCCATTCTGCAG AGTCTGAGGCACCCCGGGATCGTGAACCTGGACTGCATGTTTGAGACACCTGAGAAGGTGTTTGTGGTGATGGAGAAGCTGCACGGGGACATGCTGGAGATGATCCTCTCCAGTGAGAAGGGCCGGCTCCCCGAGCGCCTCACCAAGTTCCTCATCACCCAG ATCCTGGTGGCTCTGAGACACCTTCACTTCAAGAACATTGTCCACTGTGACTTGAAACCGGAAAACGTGCTGCTGGCATCAGCCGACCCCTTTCCTCAG GTGAAGCTGTGTGACTTCGGGTTTGCGCGCATCATCGGTGAGAAGTCGTTCCGGCGCTCGGTGGTGGGCACCCCTGCCTACCTGGCGCCCGAGGTGCTGCTCAACCAGGGCTACAACCGCTCGCTGGACATGTGGTCGGTGGGCGTGATCATGTACGTCAGCCTCAGTGGCACGTTCCCCTTCAACGAGGACGAGGACATCAAAGACCAGATCCAGAACGCCGCCTTCATGTACCCAGCCTGCCCCTGGAGCCGCATCTCCTCGGGAG CCATTGACCTCATCAACAACCTGCTGCAGGTGAAGATGCGCAAGCGCTACAGCGTGGACAAGTCTCTCAGCCACCCCTGGTTACAG GAGTACCAGACATGGCTGGACCTCCGAGAGCTGGAGGGGAAGATGGGTGAGCGGTACATCACGCACGAGAGTGACGACGCACGCTGGGAGCAGTTCGTGGCAGAGCACCCGCTGCCCGGGCCTGGACTGCCCGCTGATGGGGACTTCGAAGGGACCCTCCTGCCGCAGGACCATGAGATGCAGGGGCTGGCCGAGCGCATCAGTGTCCTCTGA